A stretch of the Corylus avellana chromosome ca6, CavTom2PMs-1.0 genome encodes the following:
- the LOC132184367 gene encoding glutathione S-transferase TCHQD, translating into MQLYHHPYSLDSQKVRLALEEKGIDYTSYHVNPITGKNMDSSFFRMNPSGKLPVFKNGAHIIFSTIEIIQYIERIAIVSSGGDNIPFSGREVVDWMQKIQDWNPKFFTLSHIPEKYRFYVSKFIRRVVISRMAEHPDLAGAYHQKLREAYETEDKLKNQDVLRRSKEHLIRLLDEVETQLNETEYIAGEEFSMADVMLIPVLARLVLLNLEDEYISSRPNIAKYWIWVQQRPSYKKVIGKYFDGWRRYKTLIKTWCFVRIRSMLKRY; encoded by the exons ATGCAGCTGTATCATCACCCATACTCTTTGGATAGCCAAAAGGTGAGACTTGCCCTGGAAGAGAAAGGTATTGATTACACATCATACCATGTCAATCCTATAACAGGCAAGAACATGGACTCCTCATTCTTCAGGATGAATCCAAGTGGAAAACTCCCTGTTTTCAAGAATGGTGCTCACATCATTTTCAGCACTATTGAGATAATCCA gtATATAGAAAGAATTGCTATTGTCTCGTCAGGTGGCGACAACATCCCCTTTAGTGGCAGAGAAGTTGTAGATTGGATGCAGAAGATACAAGACTGGAACCCTAAGTTCTTCACACTTTCCCACATCCCAGAGAAGTACCGGTTCTATGTGTCCAAATTCATAAGGCGGGTGGTGATTTCTCGGATGGCCGAACATCCTGATCTAGCTGGAGCTTACCATCAGAAGCTAAGAGAAGCATATGAGACAGAAGACAAGTTGAAAAACCAGGATGTTTTGCGACGGAGCAAGGAGCATTTAATTAGACTTCTTGATGAAGTGGAAACACAGCTGAACGAGACAGAGTATATAGCAGGGGAAGAATTCAGCATGGCAGATGTGATGCTCATTCCAGTGCTGGCTCGTTTAGTGCTCTTGAATTTGGAAGACGAGTATATAAGCAGCAGGCCAAACATTGCTAAGTACTGGATTTGGGTGCAGCAGAGGCCTAGTTATAAAAAGGTTATTGGGAAGTACTTCGATGGCTGGAGAAGGTACAAAACACTAATAAAAACTTGGTGCTTTGTTCGTATCAGAAGTATGCTAAAAAGATAttga